The following proteins come from a genomic window of Ailuropoda melanoleuca isolate Jingjing chromosome 2, ASM200744v2, whole genome shotgun sequence:
- the LOC100482926 gene encoding LOW QUALITY PROTEIN: glutathione S-transferase alpha I (The sequence of the model RefSeq protein was modified relative to this genomic sequence to represent the inferred CDS: deleted 1 base in 1 codon) has protein sequence MAMILGYWDIRGLAHAIRLLLEYTDSYYEEKKYTMGDAPDYDRSQWLNEKFKLGLDFPNLPYLIDGAHKVTQSNAILRYIARKHNLCGETEEEKIRVDILENQAMDTSNELARVCYSPDFVSPLPADGMDRFWTGHWSLVSPLLCIYLPFGPSGDADPPTLYCHQSENAWGENSASVPTNLKSELACTYWSPSLLSITTLLEIQFLDSVFALFAQHGLPDTPRPKHICPAECTGPTQGFVPPPSSPFLKFYIFPDTTQVTNPICALLGRT, from the exons ATGGCCATGATCTTGGGTTACTGGGATATCCGCGGG CTGGCTCACGCCATCCGTCTGCTCCTGGAGTACACGGACTCATACTATGAGGAAAAGAAGTACACGATGGGGGACG CTCCCGACTATGACAGAAGCCAGTGGCTGAATGAAAAATTCAAGCTGGGCCTGGACTTCCCCAAT CTGCCCTACTTAATTGATGGGGCTCACAAGGTCACCCAGAGCAATGCCATC CTTCGCTACATTGCTCGCAAACACAACCTAT gtggggagacagaagaggagaagattCGCGTGGACATTTTGGAGAACCAAGCTATGGACACCTCTAATGAGCTGGCCAGGGTCTGCTACAGCCCCGACTTTGTGAGTCCCCTGCCGGCGGACGGGATGGACAGGTTTTGGACAGGACACTGGAGTCTTGTGTCCCCTCTACTTTGTATTTACTTGCCATTTGGACCCAGTGGAGATGCTGACCCCCCGACCCTGTACTGTCACCAGAGTGAGAATGCATGGGGTGAAAACTCCGCCTCGGTTCCTACTAATCTTAAGTCAGAGTTGGCCTGTACATATTGGAGCCCAAGTCTCCTGAGCATTACAACTTTATTGGAAATTCAGTTCCTGGACAGTGTGTTTGCCTTGTTTGCTCAGCACGGTCTTCCTGACACCCCCCGGCCCAAGCACATCTGCCCAGCAGAGTGCACGGGGCCGACCCAGGGATTTgtacctcctccttcctctccgtTTCTCAAATTCTACATCTTTCCAGATACTACTCAAGTGACCAATCCTATCTGTGCCCTACTAGGTAGAACTTAG